Proteins encoded together in one Lepisosteus oculatus isolate fLepOcu1 chromosome 2, fLepOcu1.hap2, whole genome shotgun sequence window:
- the LOC107076912 gene encoding uncharacterized protein isoform X1 produces MRDLHSLQKPTMPRKHGRLAIWKQRRRESQAVENEVVLTKMNLYRNFGTLMEMWESRPPLDRKEGGVPSAVGGGRAVGVLSKSESEDSGVEMPSTETTPSTPRGSECSFSLTGSTDPTDTEKEGSPSPLPHSPLRRPPSVSDEDPEDIFAPAHSRVEQALRRTDWRGRKGPRARLSPVPSLREAEAAGETADAQQCPLSGRLSQSCVGLEYLDACWRGEVVDSGVATEAALQGSGLGYLEQVCRMLEEMAKLQKTSQVLQRERKRVESKLRARGSQEEGLCSDDACGTAEDCRETLKTDPRKRGSSESSREEPFVPTHFRQRSVSESQKFLQNRKPLDQCDLPLQYFHSTGNLLEIKDALPEIPAKQTERKQLGKVKELVSRLKRKSLKQRGSLYSSAADLSRKDAPDPTETGSKRRLSTFFKKREKNLTIH; encoded by the exons ATGCGAGACCTGCACAGTTTGCAGAAACCCACGATGCCGAGAAAACACGGCCGTCTGGCCATCTGGAAACAGCGAAGGCGAG AGAGCCAGGCTGTGGAAAATGAGGTGGTCCTCACCAAGATGAACCTGTATCGGAATTTTGGCACGCTGATGGAGATGTGGGAGAGCCGCCCCCCCCTGGACAGGAAGGAAGGGGGGGTCCCGTCGGCGGTGGGCGGCGGCAGGGCTGTGGGGGTGCTGTCCAAGTCCGAGTCGGAGGATTCGGGGGTGGAGATGCCGAGCACCGAGACCACGCCCTCCACCCCCCGCGGATCGGAGTGCAGCTTCTCCTTGACGGGCTCCACCGACCCCACGGACACGGAGAAAGAGGGGTCCCCCTCCCCACTCCCCCACTCTCCCCTGCGCCGTCCCCCCTCGGTCTCGGACGAAGACCCGGAGGACATTTTCGCCCCCGCCCACTCCAGAGTGGAGCAGGCGCTGCGCAGGACGGACTGGCGCGGCCGGAAGGGCCCGCGCGCGAGGCTGTCGCCGGTGCCCTCGCTGCGGGAGGCGGAGGCCGCGGGGGAGACCGCCGACGCCCAGCAGTGCCCCCTCAGCGGGCGTCTCTCCCAGAGCTGCGTGGGGCTGGAGTACCTGGATGCCTGCTGGAGAGGGGAAGTG GTGGACAGCGGGGTGGCGACAGAGGCGGCTTTGCAGGGCTCGGGACTGGGCTACCTGGAGCAGGTGTGCCGCATGTTGGAGGAGATGGCCAAGCTGCAGAAGACCAGCCAGGTCCtgcagagggagaggaagagagtgGAGAGCAAGCTGCGGGCTCGGGGTAGCCAGGAG GAGGGTTTATGCAGTGATGATGCTTGTGGCACAGCAGAGGACTGTCGGGAGACTCTGAAGACCGATCCCCGGAAACGAGGGTCCAGCGAATCTTCGAGGGAGGAGCCCTTTGTCCCCACGCACTTCAGACAGCGGTCCGTCTCGGAATCGCAGAAATTCCTCCAGAACAGGAAACCCCTGG ACCAATGTGATCTCCCGCTGCAGTATTTCCACAGCACTGGGAACCTGCTGGAAATCAAGGACGCTCTGCCTGAAATCCCTGCCAAG CAGACGGAGAGGAAGCAGTTGGGCAAAGTGAAGGAGCTGGTCTCCCGGCTGAAGAGGAAGTCCCTGAAGCAGCGGGGCAGCCTGTACAGCTCGGCCGCCGACCTGAGCAG GAAAGACGCCCCGGATCCCACAGAGACGGGCTCCAAGCGGCGGTTAAGTACGTTCTTCAAGAAGAGGGAGAAAAACTTGACCATACACTAG
- the LOC107076912 gene encoding uncharacterized protein isoform X2 yields the protein MRDLHSLQKPTMPRKHGRLAIWKQRRRESQAVENEVVLTKMNLYRNFGTLMEMWESRPPLDRKEGGVPSAVGGGRAVGVLSKSESEDSGVEMPSTETTPSTPRGSECSFSLTGSTDPTDTEKEGSPSPLPHSPLRRPPSVSDEDPEDIFAPAHSRVEQALRRTDWRGRKGPRARLSPVPSLREAEAAGETADAQQCPLSGRLSQSCVGLEYLDACWRGEVVDSGVATEAALQGSGLGYLEQVCRMLEEMAKLQKTSQVLQRERKRVESKLRARGSQEEGLCSDDACGTAEDCRETLKTDPRKRGSSESSREEPFVPTHFRQRSVSESQKFLQNRKPLDQCDLPLQYFHSTGNLLEIKDALPEIPAKTERKQLGKVKELVSRLKRKSLKQRGSLYSSAADLSRKDAPDPTETGSKRRLSTFFKKREKNLTIH from the exons ATGCGAGACCTGCACAGTTTGCAGAAACCCACGATGCCGAGAAAACACGGCCGTCTGGCCATCTGGAAACAGCGAAGGCGAG AGAGCCAGGCTGTGGAAAATGAGGTGGTCCTCACCAAGATGAACCTGTATCGGAATTTTGGCACGCTGATGGAGATGTGGGAGAGCCGCCCCCCCCTGGACAGGAAGGAAGGGGGGGTCCCGTCGGCGGTGGGCGGCGGCAGGGCTGTGGGGGTGCTGTCCAAGTCCGAGTCGGAGGATTCGGGGGTGGAGATGCCGAGCACCGAGACCACGCCCTCCACCCCCCGCGGATCGGAGTGCAGCTTCTCCTTGACGGGCTCCACCGACCCCACGGACACGGAGAAAGAGGGGTCCCCCTCCCCACTCCCCCACTCTCCCCTGCGCCGTCCCCCCTCGGTCTCGGACGAAGACCCGGAGGACATTTTCGCCCCCGCCCACTCCAGAGTGGAGCAGGCGCTGCGCAGGACGGACTGGCGCGGCCGGAAGGGCCCGCGCGCGAGGCTGTCGCCGGTGCCCTCGCTGCGGGAGGCGGAGGCCGCGGGGGAGACCGCCGACGCCCAGCAGTGCCCCCTCAGCGGGCGTCTCTCCCAGAGCTGCGTGGGGCTGGAGTACCTGGATGCCTGCTGGAGAGGGGAAGTG GTGGACAGCGGGGTGGCGACAGAGGCGGCTTTGCAGGGCTCGGGACTGGGCTACCTGGAGCAGGTGTGCCGCATGTTGGAGGAGATGGCCAAGCTGCAGAAGACCAGCCAGGTCCtgcagagggagaggaagagagtgGAGAGCAAGCTGCGGGCTCGGGGTAGCCAGGAG GAGGGTTTATGCAGTGATGATGCTTGTGGCACAGCAGAGGACTGTCGGGAGACTCTGAAGACCGATCCCCGGAAACGAGGGTCCAGCGAATCTTCGAGGGAGGAGCCCTTTGTCCCCACGCACTTCAGACAGCGGTCCGTCTCGGAATCGCAGAAATTCCTCCAGAACAGGAAACCCCTGG ACCAATGTGATCTCCCGCTGCAGTATTTCCACAGCACTGGGAACCTGCTGGAAATCAAGGACGCTCTGCCTGAAATCCCTGCCAAG ACGGAGAGGAAGCAGTTGGGCAAAGTGAAGGAGCTGGTCTCCCGGCTGAAGAGGAAGTCCCTGAAGCAGCGGGGCAGCCTGTACAGCTCGGCCGCCGACCTGAGCAG GAAAGACGCCCCGGATCCCACAGAGACGGGCTCCAAGCGGCGGTTAAGTACGTTCTTCAAGAAGAGGGAGAAAAACTTGACCATACACTAG